In Xiphophorus maculatus strain JP 163 A chromosome 18, X_maculatus-5.0-male, whole genome shotgun sequence, a single genomic region encodes these proteins:
- the gemin7 gene encoding gem-associated protein 7, with the protein MATPVPVLRLPKGPDPNSRGFDPNSPRYIALCRTSIPTSAAAESDPQQLQEEQHARSVLRERFLRCLLAMSNKKVRFHMHEKVNIEATFGASDIDVLNFQVSDLHTPIGVQKEALIRSQDVISFTFDV; encoded by the coding sequence ATGGCCACACCAGTCCCTGTGCTTCGCCTACCGAAAGGTCCTGACCCAAACAGCCGTGGGTTCGACCCGAACTCTCCTCGCTACATCGCTCTTTGCCGTACGTCCATCCCCACTTCAGCCGCGGCAGAGTCGGAcccccagcagctgcaggaggagcagcaTGCACGTTCGGTGCTGAGAGAGCGCTTCCTGCGCTGTCTGCTCGCCATGTCCAACAAGAAGGTTCGGTTCCACATGCACGAGAAGGTGAACATCGAGGCCACGTTTGGGGCTTCGGACATCGACGTGCTGAACTTTCAGGTGTCCGACCTGCACACTCCCATCGGGGTGCAAAAAGAGGCCCTCATCAGAAGCCAGGATGTCATTTCATTTACATTTGATGTATGA